In Amycolatopsis jiangsuensis, the following proteins share a genomic window:
- a CDS encoding sensor histidine kinase → MRRSVLVRLIAVSALVAVCAIAATAWLAARTTSGAIEREQGQVFADDGTIYQGLLAYAAQHPDWSGVDATVRDYADRTGRRVTLTTPQGQLIAGSDPGSGPLPDQPSVVVDPLSVDPGLGVPSTPDRIAPEAAGPYTLPDTERATLTRVAERVLRCVRSYSGIGSIEVSASGRPRVTTPDPTSLARCDASALEAPTATEKTALNRLNDLVNACLGRNDRTTAAAQLALTWTFDGPVTSATDPTVVTCFTSARREQLTPYVAPAAWLYITENGGDPPPSGFTLSTANQIRLAGVAGVILVLTVVVTGLASIRLIRPLHALTGAAQRMEAGETGARVRVRGKDEIARLARAFNDMAEAREQLENARKAMVSDVAHELRSPLATIRGWLEAVQDGLSRMDGELVASLLEEAVHLQHIVDDLQDLALADAGALRVHPEPIDANALLAQLASAHAARAAESGLRLSVPPMADPAITADPVRLRQALDNLVSNAVRHTPRGGSVAVTGRREGDEVVFEVTDTGEGIATADVEHVFDRFWRADPSRSRASGGSGLGLAIVRNLVEAHGGTATARSAPGRGTTFTLRFPAGPPSP, encoded by the coding sequence ATCGAGCGTGAGCAGGGCCAGGTCTTCGCCGACGACGGCACGATCTACCAGGGCCTGCTCGCGTACGCCGCGCAGCACCCGGACTGGTCCGGCGTCGACGCGACCGTGCGCGACTACGCGGACAGGACCGGCCGCCGGGTCACGCTCACCACGCCGCAGGGGCAGCTGATCGCCGGCTCCGATCCGGGTTCCGGACCGCTTCCGGACCAGCCATCGGTGGTGGTCGACCCGCTGTCGGTCGACCCGGGGCTGGGCGTGCCCTCCACGCCGGACCGCATCGCTCCGGAAGCGGCCGGCCCCTACACCTTGCCGGACACCGAGCGGGCGACCCTGACGCGTGTCGCCGAGCGGGTGCTGCGCTGCGTGCGGAGCTACTCCGGCATCGGCTCCATCGAGGTTTCCGCCAGCGGCCGCCCGCGCGTGACGACTCCCGACCCGACCTCGCTCGCCCGCTGTGACGCCTCGGCGCTGGAAGCGCCCACCGCGACCGAAAAGACCGCACTGAACCGGTTGAACGACCTGGTGAACGCGTGCCTCGGCCGTAACGACCGCACGACCGCCGCCGCGCAGCTGGCTCTGACCTGGACCTTCGACGGTCCCGTCACCAGCGCCACCGACCCGACCGTGGTCACCTGCTTCACCTCGGCTCGTCGTGAACAGCTCACCCCGTACGTCGCGCCGGCGGCCTGGCTCTACATCACCGAAAACGGCGGTGATCCGCCGCCGAGCGGATTCACGCTGTCGACCGCGAACCAGATCCGCCTCGCCGGGGTGGCCGGCGTGATTCTGGTACTCACCGTGGTCGTCACCGGGCTGGCGTCGATCCGCCTGATCCGTCCGCTGCACGCGCTGACCGGTGCGGCGCAACGGATGGAGGCCGGCGAGACCGGCGCCCGCGTGCGGGTACGGGGCAAGGACGAGATCGCCCGGCTGGCCCGTGCGTTCAACGACATGGCCGAGGCGCGGGAACAGCTGGAGAACGCCCGCAAGGCCATGGTGAGCGACGTCGCGCACGAGCTGCGCTCCCCGCTGGCCACGATCCGCGGCTGGCTGGAGGCGGTGCAGGACGGCCTGAGCCGGATGGACGGCGAGCTGGTCGCCTCGTTGCTGGAGGAGGCCGTGCACCTGCAGCACATCGTCGACGATCTGCAGGACCTGGCTCTCGCCGACGCCGGTGCGCTGCGCGTGCATCCGGAGCCGATCGACGCCAACGCACTGCTGGCTCAGCTCGCCTCCGCACACGCAGCGCGGGCCGCGGAGTCCGGGCTGCGCCTTTCCGTGCCGCCGATGGCGGATCCGGCGATCACCGCCGACCCGGTGCGGTTGCGGCAGGCGCTCGACAACCTCGTTTCGAACGCCGTCCGCCACACTCCTCGCGGCGGCTCGGTCGCCGTGACCGGCCGGCGCGAGGGGGACGAGGTGGTGTTCGAGGTGACCGACACCGGCGAGGGCATCGCCACCGCGGACGTGGAGCACGTGTTCGACCGGTTCTGGCGGGCGGACCCGTCCCGCAGCCGCGCCTCCGGCGGGAGCGGCCTGGGGCTGGCCATCGTCCGCAACCTCGTCGAGGCACACGGCGGCACGGCCACCGCGCGCAGCGCACCAGGCCGCGGTACGACGTTCACCCTCCGCTTCCCGGCCGGCCCGCCGAGTCCGTGA
- the bcp gene encoding thioredoxin-dependent thiol peroxidase: protein MTEQRLSPGDPAPSFTLPDSTGKDVSLSDFRGRSVVVYFYPAASTPGCTKQACDFRDNLAELNDAGYQVLGVSPDKPEKLATFVAAEGLTFPLLSDPDKRVLTEWGAFGEKKNYGRVVQGVIRSTFIVDADGRIGKALYNVRATGHVAKLIRDLGLT, encoded by the coding sequence ATGACCGAGCAGCGACTTTCCCCCGGCGACCCCGCCCCGAGTTTCACCCTGCCCGACAGCACCGGCAAGGACGTCTCGCTGAGCGACTTCCGCGGCCGTTCCGTGGTCGTGTACTTCTACCCGGCCGCGAGCACTCCCGGCTGCACGAAACAGGCCTGCGACTTCCGCGACAACCTCGCCGAGCTGAACGACGCCGGTTACCAGGTGCTCGGCGTCTCCCCGGACAAGCCGGAGAAGCTCGCCACGTTCGTCGCCGCCGAAGGGCTCACCTTCCCGCTGCTGTCCGATCCGGACAAGCGGGTGCTCACCGAATGGGGCGCGTTCGGCGAGAAGAAGAACTACGGCCGCGTCGTCCAGGGCGTGATCCGGTCGACCTTCATCGTCGACGCGGACGGCAGGATCGGCAAAGCGCTCTACAACGTCCGCGCGACCGGTCACGTCGCCAAGCTGATCCGGGACCTCGGCCTCACCTGA
- a CDS encoding LysR family transcriptional regulator: protein MDLRSLRYFVAVAEERHFGRAAARLHMTQPPLSRAVKRLETDLGAVLLHRSPAGVSLTDAGTALYEEARTLLEAAERARARVTAAANLTLGTLGDGVDQTGTAVAARFRERHPGVRIILREADLSDPAAGLRAGLVDVALTRLPFDDRGIGTHVLRDDPVGALLRADDPLAGRESLAVRELADRAWFRLPEGTDPRWRAYWNAVPPGSPLREGPVIRTVHECVQAVLWNGTVGLVPLAHPVPDGLTTVPLSDVPPSRVVLAWRRAWTPPLVRSFVELARGG from the coding sequence ATGGACCTGCGCTCGCTGCGGTATTTCGTGGCCGTCGCCGAGGAGCGCCACTTCGGGCGCGCGGCGGCGCGGCTGCACATGACCCAGCCGCCGCTGAGCCGCGCGGTCAAACGACTCGAAACCGACCTCGGGGCGGTGCTGCTGCACCGATCCCCGGCGGGTGTCTCCCTCACCGACGCGGGCACCGCGCTGTACGAGGAAGCCCGCACACTGCTCGAAGCTGCCGAACGCGCCCGCGCCCGGGTCACCGCGGCAGCGAACCTCACCCTCGGCACCCTCGGGGACGGCGTCGACCAGACGGGCACCGCGGTCGCGGCCCGCTTCCGCGAGCGGCACCCCGGAGTGCGGATCATCCTCCGGGAAGCCGATCTGTCCGATCCGGCCGCCGGGCTGCGGGCCGGGCTCGTCGACGTCGCACTGACGCGGCTGCCGTTCGACGACCGTGGCATCGGCACCCACGTCCTGCGCGACGACCCGGTGGGCGCACTGCTGCGAGCCGACGATCCGTTGGCAGGACGGGAAAGCCTGGCAGTCCGGGAACTGGCGGACCGGGCATGGTTCCGGTTGCCCGAGGGCACCGACCCGCGGTGGCGCGCCTACTGGAACGCCGTCCCGCCGGGCAGCCCGTTGCGCGAAGGCCCGGTGATCCGCACCGTCCACGAATGTGTGCAGGCAGTGCTGTGGAACGGCACGGTCGGACTGGTGCCGCTGGCGCATCCGGTGCCGGACGGGCTCACCACCGTGCCGTTGTCCGACGTGCCGCCGAGCCGTGTGGTGCTCGCCTGGCGCCGGGCATGGACGCCGCCCTTGGTCCGGTCGTTCGTGGAACTCGCGCGCGGCGGTTAG
- a CDS encoding MBL fold metallo-hydrolase: MPEYPYPDPVVRPAGAREVARDLVVLPDAGVPLVPNVGVIGGTHSVLVVDTGMGPDNAEAVLRFATDYARGRRIYLTTTHFHPEHAFGAKTFAGAATYLLNRAQATDLATKGTGYLEMFAGLGEPIARRLAGTELPAPDVVYDTSRDLDLGGRLVRLRATGRAHSRGDQVVTVPDAGVLFTGDLVETGQFAIFPWFPPHDTDVSGVRWIEVLRRLAEDSPKLVVPGHGEIGGQQRITDVREYLELLRDETWRRRDSSASEETTTAEVRAVLLKRHPEWAGQEWIEPGVACLCAEHAQSAGHAEHAEHGQSAG; encoded by the coding sequence GTGCCCGAATACCCGTATCCCGATCCCGTCGTGCGGCCTGCCGGCGCCCGGGAAGTCGCCCGTGATCTCGTGGTCCTGCCCGATGCCGGCGTTCCGCTCGTCCCGAACGTCGGGGTCATCGGCGGCACGCATTCGGTGCTCGTGGTCGACACCGGGATGGGCCCGGACAACGCGGAGGCCGTGCTGCGGTTCGCCACCGACTACGCCCGCGGCCGCCGGATCTACCTGACCACCACGCATTTCCACCCGGAGCACGCGTTCGGCGCGAAGACGTTCGCGGGCGCGGCGACGTACCTGCTGAACCGGGCGCAGGCCACGGATCTGGCCACGAAGGGCACCGGCTACCTGGAGATGTTCGCCGGGCTGGGCGAGCCGATCGCCCGCAGGCTGGCCGGTACCGAACTGCCCGCACCGGACGTCGTCTACGACACTTCGCGGGATCTGGATCTCGGCGGCCGGCTCGTGCGGCTGCGAGCCACCGGTCGTGCGCACAGCCGAGGGGACCAGGTCGTGACCGTGCCCGACGCGGGTGTGCTGTTCACCGGTGACCTCGTGGAAACGGGGCAGTTCGCCATCTTCCCGTGGTTTCCGCCGCACGACACGGACGTTTCCGGAGTGCGCTGGATCGAGGTGCTGCGCCGGCTGGCCGAGGACTCGCCGAAGCTGGTCGTCCCGGGGCACGGCGAGATCGGTGGTCAGCAGCGGATCACCGACGTCCGCGAGTACCTGGAACTGCTGCGCGACGAAACGTGGCGCCGCCGGGACTCGTCCGCGAGCGAGGAGACGACGACGGCCGAAGTACGCGCGGTACTGCTGAAGCGGCATCCGGAATGGGCGGGGCAGGAGTGGATCGAACCGGGAGTGGCTTGTCTGTGCGCCGAACACGCGCAGTCTGCCGGGCACGCAGAACACGCAGAACACGGGCAGTCCGCCGGATGA
- the infA gene encoding translation initiation factor IF-1 produces the protein MAGKSGGIEVEGTVTECLRNATFKVELENGHRVLAHISGKIRKNYIKILPFDRVLVEISPYDLERGRILFRYRN, from the coding sequence ATGGCAGGTAAATCCGGCGGAATCGAAGTCGAGGGCACGGTCACCGAATGCCTTCGCAACGCGACCTTCAAGGTCGAACTCGAGAACGGGCACCGGGTGCTCGCGCACATCAGCGGAAAGATCCGGAAGAACTACATCAAGATCCTCCCGTTCGACCGGGTGCTGGTCGAGATCAGCCCTTACGACCTCGAGCGGGGACGGATCCTCTTCCGGTACCGCAACTGA
- a CDS encoding GNAT family N-acetyltransferase: MQFAHFTSDFDERTVVVTRVGDRQWQAEADDRVVGSAEASPRPDGRLFLSVDTWHETVFDRLAGTMLAQLPKPLYTVADNADAEVYAGWRRAGLVVRRREREYVVTTDPRVTGLTAGPPPDGVRILPAGTTRETPLREAYAAIRAEVEAAAGWDSMPAEVLARPDGTPLLDPLKFVAAVLGDQYVGLLRLTPLRRPRIGLVAVRSQRQRRGIARALLAHVLGALHHTGIPTASAEVDESNTAGIALFEGIGARWTASSTELVQH; encoded by the coding sequence ATGCAATTCGCACACTTCACTTCCGATTTCGACGAACGCACCGTGGTGGTCACGCGCGTCGGGGATCGGCAATGGCAGGCCGAGGCAGACGACCGGGTCGTGGGAAGCGCGGAGGCGTCCCCGCGGCCCGACGGCCGGCTGTTCCTCAGCGTCGACACCTGGCATGAAACGGTTTTCGACCGGCTCGCCGGCACCATGCTGGCGCAGCTGCCGAAACCGCTGTACACGGTCGCCGACAATGCCGACGCGGAGGTCTACGCGGGGTGGCGGCGGGCCGGCCTCGTCGTGCGGCGGCGGGAGCGGGAATACGTGGTCACCACGGATCCGCGCGTCACCGGGCTCACCGCGGGCCCGCCACCGGACGGGGTCCGGATCCTGCCCGCCGGTACCACGCGGGAAACGCCGTTGCGGGAGGCGTATGCGGCGATCCGTGCCGAGGTCGAGGCCGCGGCGGGCTGGGATTCCATGCCCGCCGAGGTACTCGCCCGGCCGGACGGGACGCCGTTGCTCGATCCGCTGAAGTTCGTCGCGGCGGTGCTCGGCGACCAGTACGTCGGGCTGCTGCGGCTGACCCCGCTCCGCCGTCCGCGCATCGGGCTGGTCGCGGTACGGTCGCAGCGACAGCGACGTGGCATCGCGCGGGCGCTGCTGGCGCACGTGCTCGGCGCGCTGCACCACACCGGAATCCCCACCGCGTCCGCCGAAGTCGACGAATCGAACACCGCGGGCATCGCGTTGTTCGAAGGCATCGGCGCCCGCTGGACCGCCAGCAGCACGGAACTCGTCCAGCACTGA
- a CDS encoding zinc-binding dehydrogenase, with amino-acid sequence MLRRPDTWTDGRLGWYSCWTLGSECDGGFAEYVVAPGSEAYGVRCDWSDAELASVPCAFSTAENLLDLRTIYLKDLSLFGCTFQDDVVFANVIDHVEKGHIRPVVAKTYPLAAIRQAQEDFLRKVHTGKLVLVP; translated from the coding sequence GTGCTCCGCCGACCTGACACGTGGACGGATGGCCGGCTCGGCTGGTATTCGTGCTGGACGCTCGGCAGCGAATGCGACGGCGGGTTCGCCGAGTACGTCGTGGCGCCGGGCAGCGAAGCCTACGGTGTCCGGTGCGACTGGTCGGATGCGGAACTGGCCTCGGTCCCGTGCGCGTTCTCGACCGCGGAGAACCTGCTCGACCTGCGCACGATCTATCTCAAGGACCTGTCGCTGTTCGGCTGCACGTTCCAGGACGACGTCGTTTTCGCGAATGTGATCGACCACGTCGAGAAGGGGCACATCCGCCCGGTCGTGGCGAAGACCTACCCACTCGCCGCGATCAGGCAAGCGCAGGAGGACTTCCTGCGCAAGGTCCACACGGGAAAACTCGTCCTGGTCCCGTGA
- a CDS encoding NAD(P)H-dependent oxidoreductase, with the protein MHLLTVFSHPFTDKYPAAVMDALNEPFRREGHSVDVLDLHAENFDPRFTEADHAHFWGGPVPADVAVMHRRVEAADRLAFVFPVYWWGMPALMKGWLERVFTGGWAYQFGKGVQDRGKEPPSALLGNVPTILIGIGGSSRRTYAKYGYDEAMRTQLDVGTFVYCGITDVESHLIHDVEGEHNRDNRAQGLKQIHEVALEFRSPHRIVRNAKENHLRDRVA; encoded by the coding sequence ATGCATCTGCTGACCGTCTTCTCTCATCCTTTCACCGACAAATACCCGGCCGCCGTCATGGACGCGCTGAACGAGCCGTTCCGGCGGGAAGGACATTCCGTCGACGTCCTGGACCTGCACGCCGAGAACTTCGATCCACGCTTCACCGAGGCCGACCACGCGCATTTCTGGGGCGGTCCCGTTCCCGCCGACGTCGCCGTGATGCACCGCAGGGTCGAGGCCGCGGACCGGCTCGCCTTCGTCTTCCCGGTCTACTGGTGGGGTATGCCGGCGCTCATGAAGGGCTGGCTCGAACGGGTCTTCACCGGCGGTTGGGCATACCAGTTCGGAAAGGGCGTCCAGGATCGGGGAAAGGAACCACCTTCCGCGCTTCTGGGCAATGTCCCGACCATCCTGATCGGGATCGGCGGGTCAAGCAGGCGAACCTACGCGAAATACGGGTACGACGAGGCCATGCGGACCCAGCTCGACGTCGGGACGTTCGTCTACTGTGGCATCACCGACGTGGAGAGCCATCTGATCCACGACGTCGAGGGTGAGCACAACCGGGATAATCGCGCACAGGGACTGAAGCAGATACACGAGGTCGCCCTCGAATTCCGTTCACCGCACCGTATCGTCCGAAACGCGAAGGAAAATCACCTGCGTGATCGGGTCGCCTGA
- a CDS encoding TetR/AcrR family transcriptional regulator — protein MDTKTRIVSSAEHLFDRCGFTATGMDRLTAAAEVSSRTLYKHVGSKNALIAAVLKQRCVRFFDKTDVDSVDALFAALGDWNHAEGTRGCMFLRAQGETGGETPEVSEVVAEYRRILRELIDRIVTLEIGSRRNDVLVEQVLVLFEGATSVASYSGADAVSAARAAAATLVKAAR, from the coding sequence ATGGACACGAAAACACGCATCGTCTCGAGCGCCGAGCACCTCTTCGATCGCTGCGGTTTCACCGCGACCGGAATGGACCGGCTCACCGCGGCCGCGGAGGTGTCCTCCCGGACGCTCTACAAACACGTCGGCAGCAAGAACGCGCTCATCGCCGCGGTTTTGAAACAGCGATGCGTTCGCTTCTTCGACAAGACGGACGTCGACAGCGTGGACGCGCTGTTCGCCGCGCTTGGAGACTGGAACCACGCGGAGGGAACGCGAGGGTGCATGTTTCTCCGTGCCCAAGGTGAGACAGGCGGCGAAACGCCCGAGGTTTCCGAAGTCGTCGCCGAATACCGACGAATACTTCGCGAACTCATCGACCGGATCGTCACCCTCGAGATCGGCTCCCGCCGAAATGACGTACTCGTCGAACAGGTTCTCGTCCTGTTCGAGGGCGCGACGTCGGTCGCAAGCTATTCCGGCGCGGACGCCGTTTCCGCCGCACGGGCAGCCGCCGCCACTCTGGTGAAAGCGGCACGATGA